In the Malaclemys terrapin pileata isolate rMalTer1 chromosome 12, rMalTer1.hap1, whole genome shotgun sequence genome, one interval contains:
- the LOC128845978 gene encoding mast cell protease 1A-like: MLLLLLPAAILLPLRAQAGWIIGGNISSPHSRPYMAYLEVSMGPVNTQTCGGLLVKKDFVLTAAHCSCIAGNITVILGAHNVHEPEETQQRLRVRRIIPHPEFTRDPFTNDLLLLQLEKKVEVTKEVKLLRLPSAHSTPKAEEKCLVAGWGLTSPNAFMPPSTLHEVQVQVLDEDTCTMFYPGYEHASMLCAGRPFQRGSAYMGDSGGPLVCNGVPQGIVSYGRVDGSPPAIYTRLTKFVPWIRRQMRLFQQ, encoded by the exons atgctgctgctgctgcttcctgcagccatccTCTTGCCACTCAGGGCTCAAGCTG GGTGGATCATCGGTGGGAACATATCTTCGCCACACTCCAGACCCTACATGGCCTACCTGGAGGTGAGCATGGGCCCGGTGAATACACAGACGTGCGGAGGGCTGTTGGTGAAGAAGGACTTTGTCCTGACGGCTGCTCACTGCAGCTGTATTGCAGG CAACATCACAGTCATCCTCGGAGCCCACAATGTCCACGAGCCGGAGGAAACCCAGCAGCGCCTGCGTGTGCGACGCATCATCCCCCACCCAGAATTCACCAGGGACCCGTTCACCAACGACCTCTTGCTTCTGCAG CTGGAGAAGAAGGTGGAGGTGACGAAGGAGGTGAAGCTGCTCAGGTTGCCCTCAGCTCATTCCACCCCGAAAGCAGAGGAGAAGTGCCTGGTAGCCGGATGGGGTCTCACTAGCCCGAATGCCTTTATGCCCCCTAGTACCCTGCATGAAGTGCAAGTGCAGGTGCTGGATGAGGACACGTGCACCATGTTTTATCCTGGCTATGAGCACGCCAGCATGCTGTGTGCAGGGAGGCCCTTCCAGAGGGGATCGGCTTACATG GGGGATTCCGGGGGTCCCCTGGTGTGTAACGGGGTACCCCAGGGCATTGTTTCCTATGGACGAGTGGACGGTTCTCCACCTGCGATATACACACGGCTTACTAAATTCGTCCCGTGGATTAGGCGACAGATGCGCTTGTTCCAGCAGTAA